From the Caballeronia sp. LZ062 genome, one window contains:
- a CDS encoding CoA transferase: MRVIELAHIMSGPICGMMLADMGAEVIKVEKIPNGDDCRRFAPILESGESASFMIVNRNKRGIALNLKTDGGKDVLRTMLASADVVTENYRRGTMEKLGMGYDTLRAVNPGLIYCAISGYGRSGPMADKGGFDLIAQGMSGLMSMTGEPGQAPIKAGSPVTDINAGILAALGISAAYARRQITGVGQMVDTSLFEAGLQQMYWAFANYFADGTVLPKAGSANPTSAPYQAFRTRDGWVNIGAANQSNYARLVGVLNIPGLADDQRFQTNAGRLKHREALVDILTARLIERTTDEWLAAFDEIGLPSGPVLGVPEASAHEQALARGMIVETEHPLAGRVRGIGLPIHFSDSVAQSSRPAPLLGQHTSDVLREYGFDDARIQALKNEGAILECEVTA; this comes from the coding sequence ATGCGTGTGATCGAACTCGCGCACATCATGTCGGGACCGATTTGCGGGATGATGCTCGCGGACATGGGTGCGGAGGTCATCAAGGTCGAAAAGATTCCGAACGGTGACGATTGCAGGCGCTTCGCGCCGATCCTGGAAAGCGGTGAATCCGCATCGTTCATGATCGTGAACCGCAACAAGCGCGGCATCGCGCTTAACCTCAAGACCGATGGCGGTAAAGATGTACTCAGGACGATGCTGGCTAGTGCCGACGTCGTCACTGAAAACTATCGGCGCGGCACGATGGAAAAACTCGGCATGGGTTATGACACTCTGCGAGCCGTGAATCCCGGCCTCATTTACTGTGCGATCTCCGGCTATGGGCGCAGCGGACCGATGGCGGATAAAGGCGGATTCGATCTCATCGCACAGGGCATGAGCGGTTTGATGAGCATGACGGGCGAGCCGGGACAGGCGCCGATCAAGGCAGGGTCGCCCGTCACGGACATCAACGCGGGCATTCTCGCGGCTTTGGGCATTAGCGCAGCGTATGCAAGACGGCAGATCACGGGCGTGGGCCAGATGGTCGACACATCGCTCTTCGAAGCGGGACTGCAACAAATGTACTGGGCGTTCGCGAACTACTTCGCTGACGGAACAGTACTGCCGAAAGCGGGCTCGGCCAACCCGACGAGCGCGCCATATCAGGCGTTTCGCACGCGCGACGGCTGGGTGAATATCGGCGCTGCAAATCAGAGCAACTACGCGCGATTAGTCGGAGTACTGAATATACCGGGACTAGCCGATGATCAGCGTTTTCAGACCAACGCCGGACGCCTGAAGCATCGCGAGGCCCTTGTCGATATTCTCACTGCTCGCCTCATCGAACGGACGACGGACGAGTGGCTGGCCGCATTCGACGAGATTGGCTTGCCGAGCGGACCCGTGCTCGGCGTTCCGGAGGCCTCAGCGCACGAACAAGCCTTGGCGCGGGGAATGATCGTGGAGACGGAGCACCCGCTTGCGGGCCGCGTGCGCGGCATTGGCTTGCCTATCCACTTTTCCGATTCTGTCGCTCAGTCGTCGCGTCCCGCACCGCTCCTTGGACAGCATACGTCCGATGTCCTGCGGGAATATGGCTTCGACGATGCGCGCATTCAGGCGCTCAAGAATGAAGGCGCAATTCTGGAGTGTGAAGTGACGGCATGA
- a CDS encoding enoyl-CoA hydratase-related protein, producing the protein MAEPSIVTEREGDIATVIIDRPDKLNAMTKQLWQSLGQTIETLSAEDALRCIVLRGAGEKAFSPGNDIGEFRTDRSNVEQARAYGAIMHRTLAALKNCRHPLIAMIHGICVGGGLEIAAMCDLRICGESSRFGVPIKNLGLVMAHAEMEGLVQLVGPAVALEILLEGQVFDANEALAKGLVTRIVPDSEVTPHTYETARRIADGAPLVARWHKKFIRRVMDPTPLADDERDEGFACFGTVDFRTGYEAFLSKIKPEFKGR; encoded by the coding sequence GTGGCTGAACCATCCATCGTGACCGAGCGTGAAGGCGACATCGCGACCGTCATCATCGACCGGCCCGATAAGCTCAACGCGATGACGAAGCAGTTGTGGCAGTCGCTCGGGCAGACCATCGAGACGCTATCCGCGGAAGACGCGCTGCGCTGCATTGTCTTGCGCGGCGCCGGTGAGAAGGCGTTCTCGCCCGGCAACGACATCGGTGAATTCCGCACTGACCGCTCCAACGTCGAACAGGCGCGTGCGTACGGCGCGATCATGCATCGCACCCTCGCGGCGTTGAAAAACTGCCGTCACCCGCTGATTGCGATGATTCACGGAATCTGCGTTGGCGGTGGGCTCGAGATCGCGGCGATGTGCGATCTGCGCATCTGCGGCGAGTCGAGCCGCTTTGGCGTGCCGATCAAGAACCTCGGTCTCGTTATGGCACATGCCGAGATGGAAGGACTCGTGCAGCTCGTGGGGCCCGCGGTCGCGCTGGAGATACTGCTCGAAGGGCAAGTGTTCGACGCGAACGAGGCGCTCGCGAAAGGGCTGGTCACGCGCATCGTCCCGGATAGCGAAGTGACGCCGCACACCTATGAGACGGCGCGTCGCATTGCGGATGGTGCGCCGCTCGTCGCGCGCTGGCATAAAAAATTCATCCGCCGCGTGATGGACCCGACGCCGCTCGCTGACGACGAGCGCGACGAAGGATTCGCCTGCTTCGGCACGGTCGACTTCCGTACGGGATACGAGGCGTTCCTGAGCAAGATCAAACCTGAATTCAAGGGGCGTTGA
- a CDS encoding MFS transporter: MMFRRATTRVLLLLCAMYFITYIDRVNVSTAASQFGAELGLSHTQVGFVFSAFAYPYLVFQIIGGWVGDRFGPRRTLAACAIIWAGATVLTGMAGGFFSLIVARVLLGLGEGATFPTATRAMSNWMPADQRGFAQGITHAASRIGNAVAPPLIVWLMIATSWRGAFIITGIISFAWALAWVFYFRDNPRDHPSITEGECQTLAHYSGVKERKAVPWRTLFGRMAPVTAVYFCYGWVLWLFLGWIPQYFLHNYHMQLGKSALFASGVFFAGVLGDWLGGSLTDRILRKSGNVRLARNTMVGICMLLTLLSLAPIMLVSNLSITLVALCLSAGFFFNEMTIGPMWSVPMDIAPKHSGTAAGIMNSGSALAAIISPVVGGWLIDRTGNWNLPFTVSMILMAAGIILSFTMRPDRTLEVEEEKAETTHASKFV, from the coding sequence ATGATGTTCCGTCGAGCCACGACGCGCGTTTTGCTGCTGCTATGCGCGATGTATTTCATTACCTATATCGACCGCGTCAACGTCAGTACCGCCGCGAGCCAGTTCGGCGCGGAACTCGGTCTGTCGCACACCCAGGTCGGCTTCGTGTTCTCCGCGTTTGCGTACCCTTATCTGGTGTTTCAAATTATCGGAGGATGGGTAGGCGACCGCTTCGGCCCGCGTCGCACACTCGCGGCATGCGCGATCATCTGGGCCGGCGCGACCGTGCTGACGGGCATGGCGGGCGGCTTCTTCTCGCTGATCGTCGCACGCGTTTTGCTCGGCCTGGGCGAGGGCGCGACCTTCCCGACGGCGACGCGCGCAATGTCGAACTGGATGCCGGCCGACCAACGGGGCTTTGCACAAGGTATTACGCATGCAGCATCCCGCATCGGAAATGCAGTCGCACCGCCGCTGATCGTGTGGCTGATGATCGCGACGAGCTGGCGCGGTGCGTTCATCATCACCGGGATTATCAGCTTCGCATGGGCGCTCGCATGGGTGTTCTACTTCCGCGACAATCCGCGCGATCATCCAAGCATTACCGAAGGTGAGTGCCAGACGCTGGCTCACTATTCCGGCGTGAAGGAACGAAAAGCCGTACCGTGGCGCACCTTATTCGGTCGCATGGCTCCGGTGACCGCAGTGTACTTTTGCTACGGCTGGGTTCTGTGGTTGTTCCTCGGCTGGATTCCGCAGTACTTCCTGCACAACTATCACATGCAACTCGGGAAGTCGGCGCTGTTCGCTTCCGGCGTGTTCTTCGCCGGCGTACTTGGGGACTGGCTCGGCGGTTCTCTGACAGACCGGATTCTGCGCAAGAGCGGTAACGTGAGACTGGCACGCAACACGATGGTCGGCATATGCATGCTCCTGACGCTGTTGTCGCTCGCGCCGATCATGCTGGTCTCGAATCTTTCGATCACGCTTGTCGCGCTGTGCCTCTCGGCTGGCTTCTTCTTCAACGAGATGACGATCGGGCCGATGTGGTCAGTGCCGATGGACATTGCGCCGAAGCATTCGGGCACTGCCGCCGGCATTATGAATTCAGGCTCGGCCCTCGCGGCGATCATCAGCCCTGTCGTCGGCGGATGGCTCATCGACCGCACCGGCAACTGGAATCTTCCGTTCACGGTATCGATGATCTTGATGGCAGCCGGGATCATTCTTTCGTTCACGATGCGCCCTGACCGCACGCTCGAAGTCGAGGAAGAGAAGGCCGAGACGACGCATGCGAGCAAGTTCGTGTGA
- a CDS encoding FAD-binding and (Fe-S)-binding domain-containing protein, translating into MLNSATDRLVKPIHLMPASARARLAATPTPLQARLQRELKGDVLFDRASRGRYATDASIYQIMPVGVVVPRDQDDLRLALDIARAQGASILARGAGTSQCGQTVGEALVIDTTKWLNNIVDFDKDARTVTVEPGVVLDHLNAWLKPHGLWFPVDVSTSAQCSIGGMAGNNSCGSRSMEYGIMVHNVEAIDAILADGHEARFSKLSAMQLDARMRDLVDGVRGIAMRERDELRERVPKVLRRVAGYNLDLFDCQSPLPFSDEEPNLAHLLVGSEGTLAFSRQLTLKLSPLPAHKTLGVVNFPSFYDAMDMTQHIVKLGPVAVELVDRTMIDLAMSNPSFRPVIEKALVGNPEAVLLVEFAGAERDTQLMKLAQLVELMGDLGLPESVVKMPEPGPQKALWEVRKAGLNIMMSMKGDGKPVSFIEDCAVPLEHLAQYTGRLTEVFRKHGTEGTWYAHASVGTLHVRPILDMRRDGANKMRAIAEEAAAMVREYKGAYSGEHGDGLCRGEWVAWQYGPRINEAFRDIKRLFDPDNRMSPDRIVAPPQMDDAALFRFPPSYRERAFEPKLDWSAWNVTRDPSTGEEGVAGSGGDLTGGLAKAVEMCNNNGHCRKFDAGTMCPSYRITKDEQHLTRGRANTLRLALSGQLGDDGQGLASQDVKDVLDLCVSCKGCKRDCPTGVDMARMKIEARSAWTARYGLRMRERLIAFLPRYAPFASRMPLLVSAFETNMPRTARWLKAKLGLAPQRAFPRIKRPFLSEPSSSPRASATKEVLLFVDTFNNYIEPENARAAQRVLQAAGYTVHLNTKTGERPLCCGRTFLAAGLVDEAKAEARRTLDTLLPYVDRGVAIVGLEPSCLLSLRDEFLGYGYGDAALKASELSFLFEEFLVRERSAGRFDLALKPIDKPNALLHGHCHQKAFDAVRPIETVLGWIPDLEVRTIESSCCGMAGSFGYEAEHYEASQAMAELSLLPAVRKARDADDAIIVADGTSCRHQIADGAQTEAWHVARVLERALA; encoded by the coding sequence ATGCTCAACTCAGCCACCGACCGTCTAGTCAAGCCGATCCACCTGATGCCCGCTTCGGCGCGGGCGCGTCTCGCCGCGACGCCCACACCTTTGCAGGCACGCTTGCAGCGCGAGTTGAAGGGCGACGTGCTGTTCGACCGCGCCTCGCGCGGGCGCTATGCAACGGATGCATCCATCTACCAGATCATGCCCGTTGGCGTCGTCGTGCCGCGAGATCAGGACGACCTCAGGCTGGCGCTCGACATAGCGCGGGCGCAAGGCGCGAGCATTCTGGCGCGCGGTGCCGGAACGAGTCAATGCGGTCAGACGGTGGGCGAGGCGCTCGTCATCGACACGACGAAGTGGCTCAACAATATCGTCGATTTCGACAAAGACGCCCGCACGGTGACCGTCGAGCCGGGCGTCGTGCTCGATCATCTGAACGCCTGGCTCAAGCCGCATGGCCTTTGGTTTCCCGTGGATGTCTCGACAAGCGCGCAATGCTCGATAGGGGGCATGGCCGGCAACAACTCGTGCGGCTCGCGCTCGATGGAATACGGCATCATGGTGCACAACGTCGAGGCCATCGACGCCATCCTCGCCGACGGCCATGAGGCGCGATTCAGCAAGTTGTCCGCCATGCAACTCGATGCACGTATGCGCGATCTCGTCGACGGCGTGCGCGGCATCGCCATGCGCGAACGCGATGAACTGCGCGAGCGCGTGCCTAAGGTGTTGCGTCGCGTGGCAGGCTACAACCTCGACCTCTTTGATTGCCAGAGCCCGCTGCCCTTCAGCGACGAAGAGCCCAACCTCGCGCACTTGCTGGTCGGTTCCGAAGGCACGCTTGCGTTCAGCCGTCAATTGACGCTGAAGCTCTCACCGCTGCCTGCGCATAAGACGCTTGGCGTCGTGAACTTCCCGAGCTTCTACGACGCGATGGACATGACGCAGCACATCGTGAAGCTCGGGCCAGTGGCCGTCGAACTGGTTGACCGCACGATGATCGACCTCGCGATGTCCAACCCGTCGTTTCGTCCGGTCATCGAGAAGGCTTTGGTCGGAAATCCCGAAGCGGTCTTGCTCGTGGAGTTCGCGGGCGCGGAACGCGACACGCAGTTGATGAAACTCGCGCAACTCGTCGAGTTGATGGGCGACCTGGGCCTGCCCGAATCGGTCGTGAAAATGCCTGAGCCCGGTCCGCAAAAGGCACTGTGGGAAGTACGCAAGGCAGGGCTGAACATCATGATGAGCATGAAGGGCGACGGCAAGCCGGTGTCTTTCATCGAAGATTGCGCGGTACCGCTCGAGCATCTCGCGCAATACACGGGCCGTCTGACCGAAGTCTTCAGAAAGCACGGCACGGAGGGCACGTGGTATGCCCATGCAAGCGTCGGTACGTTGCACGTGAGACCTATTCTAGATATGCGACGCGACGGTGCAAACAAGATGCGCGCCATCGCGGAAGAGGCCGCTGCAATGGTGCGCGAATACAAGGGCGCCTATTCGGGCGAACATGGCGATGGTCTTTGCCGCGGCGAATGGGTTGCTTGGCAATATGGTCCACGCATCAATGAAGCATTTCGCGACATCAAGCGGCTCTTCGATCCGGACAACCGCATGAGTCCGGACCGCATCGTCGCGCCGCCTCAGATGGACGATGCCGCGCTCTTTCGGTTTCCGCCGTCTTATCGCGAGCGTGCTTTTGAGCCGAAGCTCGACTGGTCCGCATGGAACGTGACGCGCGATCCTTCGACAGGCGAAGAAGGCGTGGCGGGTTCAGGCGGCGATCTTACGGGCGGGCTCGCGAAAGCCGTCGAGATGTGTAATAACAATGGCCACTGCCGCAAGTTCGATGCGGGGACTATGTGTCCGAGCTATCGCATCACGAAGGACGAGCAGCATCTGACGCGAGGCCGTGCCAACACGCTGCGTCTTGCTCTTTCTGGCCAGCTCGGTGACGACGGACAAGGGCTCGCGAGTCAGGACGTGAAGGACGTACTTGACCTGTGCGTGTCCTGCAAGGGATGCAAGCGCGACTGTCCGACCGGCGTCGATATGGCGCGCATGAAGATCGAAGCGCGTTCGGCATGGACCGCGCGTTATGGTCTGCGCATGCGTGAGCGACTGATTGCATTTCTGCCGCGCTATGCGCCTTTTGCGAGCCGCATGCCGTTGCTCGTCAGCGCCTTCGAAACGAATATGCCGCGCACGGCCCGTTGGCTCAAGGCGAAGCTCGGACTCGCGCCACAACGCGCGTTCCCGCGAATCAAACGGCCTTTTCTAAGCGAACCATCAAGCAGCCCGCGTGCATCCGCAACGAAAGAAGTACTGCTCTTCGTCGATACGTTCAACAACTACATCGAGCCGGAAAACGCCCGCGCGGCGCAGCGCGTGTTGCAAGCGGCCGGTTACACGGTGCATCTCAACACGAAGACGGGCGAGCGACCGCTTTGTTGCGGCAGAACGTTTCTCGCGGCCGGACTCGTTGACGAAGCGAAAGCGGAAGCACGCCGCACACTCGATACGCTGTTGCCGTATGTGGATCGCGGCGTCGCCATTGTCGGGCTGGAGCCTTCTTGCCTGCTGTCTCTGCGCGACGAATTTCTCGGCTATGGATATGGCGACGCCGCCCTTAAGGCATCCGAACTATCCTTTCTGTTCGAGGAATTCTTGGTACGCGAACGTTCTGCAGGCCGCTTCGATCTTGCACTGAAGCCGATCGACAAGCCGAACGCGCTGCTGCACGGCCATTGTCATCAGAAGGCTTTCGATGCCGTGCGACCCATCGAAACAGTGCTTGGATGGATTCCAGATCTGGAAGTGAGGACGATCGAGTCGTCGTGCTGCGGCATGGCCGGCAGTTTCGGCTACGAAGCCGAGCATTACGAGGCATCGCAAGCCATGGCGGAGCTTTCGCTTCTGCCCGCGGTGCGCAAGGCAAGGGACGCAGATGACGCCATCATCGTGGCGGACGGCACGAGTTGTCGGCATCAGATCGCGGACGGGGCCCAGACGGAAGCATGGCATGTGGCGCGCGTTCTCGAACGTGCGCTTGCCTGA
- a CDS encoding 2-keto-4-pentenoate hydratase, with product MSAGFDAASTARLFLQAKAHRAKLDTLPESARPSNADEAYAVQEATLRALAASAAVAKDARGIGGWKVGAKSADGPIQGALLPADGVHRSGARLSMQAFGKAALELEVAFTFNRRFEAGRGPYGDAEVMAAVDCIHSAIEVVASRFAAWPDVDKLWQLADLQNHGALVVGEGVPYDEAFAFISPKMTFTYDGLPLFDATPANPAGDPRRLLAWTINHAVSRGLAVERGTVITAGSYTGMAFPDKPGTALGAIDGLPPVQLHFE from the coding sequence GTGAGCGCCGGGTTCGACGCTGCCTCGACCGCTCGGCTCTTCTTGCAGGCGAAGGCGCATCGCGCGAAGCTCGATACCTTGCCGGAGAGCGCCCGGCCTTCCAACGCGGACGAAGCCTACGCTGTGCAAGAGGCGACGTTGCGCGCGCTTGCGGCGAGCGCCGCCGTTGCCAAGGATGCTCGCGGGATCGGCGGCTGGAAGGTCGGCGCGAAGTCAGCGGACGGTCCTATCCAGGGTGCGCTCCTGCCGGCCGACGGCGTGCATCGATCTGGCGCGCGTCTTTCGATGCAGGCGTTCGGGAAAGCCGCGTTAGAACTGGAAGTAGCGTTCACGTTCAACCGCCGCTTCGAGGCCGGCCGCGGCCCCTACGGCGACGCGGAAGTCATGGCGGCGGTCGATTGCATTCATTCGGCAATCGAAGTGGTCGCGAGCCGCTTCGCTGCGTGGCCGGATGTCGACAAACTCTGGCAGCTGGCCGATTTGCAGAACCACGGCGCGCTGGTTGTCGGTGAAGGTGTGCCGTACGACGAGGCGTTCGCCTTCATATCGCCCAAGATGACCTTCACCTATGACGGCCTGCCGCTCTTCGACGCCACGCCCGCCAATCCCGCAGGCGACCCGCGCCGGTTGCTGGCGTGGACGATCAACCACGCGGTATCGCGTGGACTTGCGGTCGAGAGAGGCACGGTCATTACAGCGGGTTCGTACACCGGCATGGCGTTTCCCGACAAGCCTGGCACCGCGCTCGGCGCAATCGACGGTCTTCCTCCGGTTCAGTTGCATTTTGAATGA
- a CDS encoding aminotransferase class V-fold PLP-dependent enzyme — translation MLKLDFHPAGRHFLQIPGPSPVPDRILRAMSYPTIDHRGPEFGALGLKVLDGVKRIFKTTQPVVIYPASGTGAWEAALSNTLSPGDAVLMYETGHFATLWRKMAENLGLKPEFLGLPGIEGWRRGVQPDMIEKRLCEDTQHAIKAVCVVHNETSTGVTSDIAAVRRAIDAADHPALLLVDTISGLASADYRHDEWGVDVTVSGSQKGLMLPPGISFNAVSQKAIDASKKAKLPRAFWDWSEIIEMNKQGYWPYTPNTNLLYGLLEALDMILGEGLDNVFARHQRLAAACRSAVTAWGLEIQCADPAVYSPVLTGVMMPEGVDADAVRKLIYEHFDMSLGTGLGKLKDRMFRIGHLGDCNDLTLMAALTGCEMGLKLAGIALESSGVAAAMDYLTSHVAKPDLKVAA, via the coding sequence ATGCTGAAGCTCGACTTCCACCCCGCTGGCCGTCACTTTTTGCAGATCCCGGGACCGAGCCCGGTACCCGATCGCATCCTGCGTGCAATGAGTTATCCGACCATCGACCACCGGGGCCCGGAGTTCGGAGCGCTAGGCCTGAAGGTGCTCGACGGCGTCAAGCGCATCTTCAAAACGACGCAACCCGTCGTCATTTATCCGGCATCGGGAACGGGGGCGTGGGAAGCGGCGCTTTCGAACACGCTGAGTCCGGGAGATGCCGTCCTCATGTACGAGACCGGCCACTTTGCAACGTTATGGAGAAAGATGGCCGAGAACCTCGGCCTCAAGCCCGAGTTTCTCGGCTTGCCCGGTATCGAAGGGTGGCGTCGCGGGGTGCAGCCGGACATGATCGAAAAGCGTCTCTGCGAAGACACGCAGCATGCGATCAAGGCGGTCTGCGTCGTGCATAACGAGACGTCGACCGGCGTGACGTCGGACATCGCGGCGGTGCGCCGTGCAATCGATGCGGCGGATCATCCCGCGCTGCTGCTCGTCGATACCATCTCGGGCCTCGCATCCGCCGACTACCGCCACGACGAGTGGGGCGTGGACGTCACGGTTTCCGGTTCACAGAAGGGATTGATGCTGCCGCCGGGCATCAGCTTCAACGCGGTCTCGCAGAAAGCGATCGATGCGTCGAAGAAGGCGAAATTGCCGCGCGCGTTCTGGGACTGGAGCGAGATCATCGAGATGAACAAGCAGGGTTACTGGCCGTACACGCCGAACACGAACCTGCTGTACGGCCTTCTCGAAGCACTCGACATGATTCTGGGCGAAGGTCTCGACAACGTCTTCGCGCGCCATCAGCGCCTTGCCGCTGCGTGCCGCTCGGCCGTCACTGCTTGGGGACTCGAGATTCAGTGCGCCGATCCCGCCGTGTACTCGCCTGTGCTAACGGGCGTGATGATGCCCGAAGGCGTCGATGCGGATGCCGTCCGCAAGCTCATCTATGAACACTTCGACATGTCGCTGGGCACGGGCCTCGGCAAGCTGAAGGATCGCATGTTCCGCATCGGGCACCTGGGCGATTGCAACGATCTCACGCTCATGGCAGCGCTCACGGGCTGCGAGATGGGGCTGAAGCTCGCGGGCATTGCGCTCGAGAGCAGCGGCGTCGCGGCGGCGATGGACTATCTGACGAGCCACGTCGCAAAGCCCGATCTGAAGGTGGCCGCGTGA
- a CDS encoding GntR family transcriptional regulator, with product MQNLDIPESRLPSALLPKLERLRLHDTVVDNLRSFIVEGLLAPGVKLNERKLCETLGISRTPLREALKVLAAEGLIDIAPNRGASVAQMSDLEIREMFELMSGLEAFSGELACERITPAEIADIKALHEEMVQCRAQNDLSGYYARNRAIHDKINEAARNTALRQTYVSINRRLQALRFRSNFQTPKWDSAIREHEEMLAALETRDGPRMAAILRRHLLGKRDAVLAERTLTTVKPAAPAKRRTKDAF from the coding sequence ATGCAAAATCTGGACATACCTGAGAGCCGCCTGCCGTCCGCCCTGCTTCCGAAGCTGGAACGACTCCGCCTGCATGACACGGTGGTCGACAATCTGCGCAGCTTCATCGTCGAGGGGTTGCTTGCGCCAGGCGTCAAGCTGAACGAGCGCAAGCTCTGTGAAACGCTGGGCATTTCACGAACGCCATTGCGTGAAGCCCTCAAGGTATTGGCCGCAGAAGGGTTGATCGACATTGCGCCCAACAGAGGCGCCTCCGTCGCGCAGATGAGCGACCTTGAGATCCGCGAGATGTTCGAGTTGATGAGCGGGCTCGAAGCGTTCTCCGGCGAATTGGCATGCGAACGCATCACGCCTGCCGAGATCGCGGATATCAAGGCATTGCACGAAGAAATGGTCCAGTGCCGCGCGCAAAACGATCTGTCCGGGTATTACGCGCGCAACCGGGCCATCCACGACAAGATCAACGAGGCGGCACGCAACACCGCTTTGCGGCAGACGTATGTGTCGATCAACCGTCGCCTGCAGGCGCTGCGGTTTCGCTCGAATTTCCAGACGCCGAAGTGGGACAGCGCCATCCGCGAACACGAAGAGATGCTTGCGGCGCTGGAAACACGCGATGGACCCCGCATGGCCGCCATCCTGCGGCGGCATCTTTTGGGCAAGCGCGATGCGGTGCTCGCAGAGCGCACGCTTACGACCGTCAAGCCCGCCGCGCCGGCAAAGCGCCGCACCAAGGACGCATTTTGA
- a CDS encoding AlkA N-terminal domain-containing protein, with protein MDSTPAAGAAIIELPFTRPFDWTRLCAFIGRRASAGVETVERGVYRRAIEWRGDDGIVEVRPHERKHRLIVTVQGDARRHIDELAQPLSRMFDVDADPRVIGQSLSRDALLAPLVEAAPGLRVPGAWSGFELVVRTIVGQQVSVKGASTIMARIVQRAGRRIDGHPHEGTAWRFPTPAELAAADLQQIGMPGKRVETVQRFAQAVATGALPIDTPGVDREGVKRDLLAMPGIGPWTVGYVAMRALRDPDAWPDADLVLMQAIARHDPSLTTPRQQRAYPDRWRPWRAYAAMHLWNGVAMQAGRAKGG; from the coding sequence ATGGATTCGACCCCAGCCGCCGGCGCGGCCATCATCGAACTGCCGTTCACGCGCCCTTTCGATTGGACGCGCTTATGCGCCTTCATCGGCAGACGAGCATCGGCGGGCGTTGAGACGGTCGAGCGCGGCGTGTACCGTCGCGCTATCGAATGGCGCGGCGACGACGGTATCGTCGAGGTGAGGCCGCACGAGCGCAAGCATCGTCTGATCGTGACGGTGCAAGGCGATGCGCGTCGTCACATCGACGAGCTTGCACAGCCGCTGTCGCGCATGTTCGACGTCGATGCTGATCCGCGTGTCATCGGTCAGTCTCTGTCGCGCGATGCGCTGCTCGCGCCGCTCGTCGAGGCAGCCCCTGGACTGCGTGTGCCGGGCGCGTGGTCCGGCTTCGAGCTGGTGGTGCGGACCATCGTCGGGCAGCAAGTGAGCGTGAAAGGCGCATCGACGATCATGGCACGCATCGTCCAGCGCGCCGGGCGCCGCATCGACGGTCATCCGCATGAAGGCACAGCATGGCGGTTCCCTACACCCGCCGAACTGGCCGCCGCCGATCTGCAGCAAATCGGTATGCCGGGAAAGCGCGTCGAGACGGTGCAGCGGTTCGCGCAAGCCGTCGCGACGGGCGCACTGCCGATCGACACGCCGGGCGTCGACCGCGAGGGCGTGAAACGCGATCTGCTCGCCATGCCCGGCATCGGGCCGTGGACCGTCGGTTATGTCGCCATGCGGGCGCTGCGCGACCCCGACGCCTGGCCGGACGCCGACCTCGTGCTCATGCAGGCCATCGCACGGCACGATCCTTCGCTGACCACACCTCGTCAACAGCGCGCGTATCCGGATCGCTGGCGACCGTGGCGGGCTTATGCCGCAATGCATTTGTGGAACGGAGTCGCCATGCAAGCCGGACGCGCCAAAGGCGGATGA
- a CDS encoding TetR/AcrR family transcriptional regulator, whose amino-acid sequence MQGRKQVILEAALATLWEEVDLGFTQPRVAKRAGVRQCHLIHDLRTRVEPVARAAINGQFDARDAIASESSPAVTAASIAAANATREHARPHAARASLGGRTFDTQSVPRVRRCHRRALHANAQALGLAVNKVHMAMSWEPRSSISRFDVRIASGKQAPPSKHSSR is encoded by the coding sequence ATGCAGGGCCGCAAACAAGTCATACTCGAAGCTGCCCTCGCCACTCTGTGGGAGGAAGTCGATTTGGGCTTTACACAGCCGCGCGTCGCAAAGCGCGCGGGGGTGCGCCAATGCCACCTCATCCACGATCTTCGGACGCGGGTCGAGCCCGTCGCTCGCGCAGCCATCAACGGTCAGTTCGATGCACGTGATGCAATCGCGAGCGAATCATCGCCGGCAGTCACGGCAGCATCCATCGCGGCCGCCAATGCGACGCGAGAACACGCGCGTCCTCATGCCGCTCGCGCAAGCCTCGGAGGAAGAACCTTCGATACGCAGTCTGTTCCGCGAGTTCGCCGATGCCATCGCCGCGCGCTTCATGCGAATGCTCAAGCCCTGGGCCTTGCGGTCAACAAGGTGCATATGGCCATGTCGTGGGAGCCGCGGTCGTCGATCTCGCGCTTCGACGTTCGAATAGCAAGCGGCAAGCAAGCGCCGCCATCGAAACACTCTTCGCGTTGA